A window of the Halichoerus grypus chromosome 2, mHalGry1.hap1.1, whole genome shotgun sequence genome harbors these coding sequences:
- the NATD1 gene encoding protein NATD1 isoform X2, protein MAHSAAAVPLGALEQGCPIRVEHDRRRRQFTVRLNGCHDRAVLLYEYVGKRIVDLQHTEVPDAYRGRGIAKHLAKAALDFVVEEDLKAHLTCWYIQKYVKENPLPQYLERLQP, encoded by the exons ATGGCGCACTCGGCGGCCGCCGTGCCGCTGGGCGCGCTGGAGCAGGGCTGCCCCATCCGCGTGGAGCACGACCGCCGGCGCCGCCAGTTCACCGTCCGGCTCAACG GATGTCACGACCGGGCTGTCCTGCTCTACGAGTATGTGGGCAAGCGGATCGTGGACCTGCAGCACACCGAGGTCCCCGACGCCTACCGCGGCCGTGGCATCGCCAAGCACCTGGCTAAG GCTGCTCTGGACTTTGTAGTGGAGGAGGACCTGAAGGCCCATCTCACGTGCTGGTACATCCAGAAGTACGTCAAGGAGAACCCCCTGCCACAGTACCTGGAGCGCCTCCAGCCGTAG
- the NATD1 gene encoding protein NATD1 isoform X1 codes for MAHSAAAVPLGALEQGCPIRVEHDRRRRQFTVRLNGVREAALGRCQLKKDLKEARKEELQREERSKRKKQQEQRACAAWMSRPGCPALRVCGQADRGPAAHRGPRRLPRPWHRQAPG; via the exons ATGGCGCACTCGGCGGCCGCCGTGCCGCTGGGCGCGCTGGAGCAGGGCTGCCCCATCCGCGTGGAGCACGACCGCCGGCGCCGCCAGTTCACCGTCCGGCTCAACG GTGTCCGGGAGGCCGCTCTGGGAAGGTGCCAGTTAAAGAAAGACCtaaaggaggcaaggaaggaagagCTCCAGCGGGAAGAGCGTtccaagaggaagaagcagcaggaGCAAAGGGCCTGCGCTGCCTG GATGTCACGACCGGGCTGTCCTGCTCTACGAGTATGTGGGCAAGCGGATCGTGGACCTGCAGCACACCGAGGTCCCCGACGCCTACCGCGGCCGTGGCATCGCCAAGCACCTGGCTAA